The following proteins are encoded in a genomic region of Alistipes shahii WAL 8301:
- the traJ gene encoding conjugative transposon protein TraJ — MPLAVEWTNLHQILRSLYADMLPLCSDMMGIAKGLAGLGALFFIAYRVWKSLAAAEPIEVFPLLRPFVLGLCIMAFPTLVLGPLNGLLSPISNATSHLVDRQAFDLEKYQTQKDELQRQAMLRDPEKAYLISNEEFDKRLDELGWKPKDLMAIAGMYAERAGYQFGQKVREAFRTFLETLFQAASLTIDTVRTFFLIVLALLGPVAFAFSVYDGFHNTLASWLARYICIYLWLPVSDLFGAILSRIQILMLQQDIERLQDPTFIPDGSNTVYCIFMIIGIVGYFCVPTVASWIIQAGGAGSYGDKVAGAGRAVAMGAAGVAGAAVGNVGGRIKGALKKR; from the coding sequence ATGCCGTTAGCCGTAGAGTGGACGAACCTGCATCAGATTCTCCGCTCGTTGTACGCCGATATGTTGCCGTTGTGCAGCGATATGATGGGCATTGCCAAAGGACTCGCCGGGCTGGGCGCCCTGTTTTTCATCGCATACCGGGTCTGGAAATCCCTCGCCGCCGCGGAGCCGATCGAGGTATTCCCGCTACTGCGGCCCTTTGTGCTGGGGCTGTGCATCATGGCCTTCCCGACCCTCGTATTGGGGCCTTTGAACGGTCTGCTGTCACCTATCAGCAATGCCACATCGCATTTGGTCGATCGACAGGCGTTCGATCTGGAGAAATACCAGACACAGAAGGATGAATTGCAGCGTCAGGCGATGCTCCGCGATCCGGAGAAAGCCTATCTTATCAGTAATGAAGAGTTCGACAAACGGCTTGACGAATTGGGCTGGAAGCCTAAAGACCTCATGGCGATTGCCGGGATGTATGCCGAGCGAGCCGGGTATCAATTCGGTCAGAAAGTCCGTGAGGCATTCCGGACGTTTCTGGAAACGCTCTTCCAGGCGGCATCGCTGACCATCGACACCGTGCGGACGTTTTTCCTGATCGTTCTGGCGTTGCTGGGGCCCGTGGCCTTCGCCTTCTCCGTGTACGACGGCTTTCACAATACGCTGGCGTCTTGGCTGGCACGCTATATCTGCATCTATTTGTGGCTGCCCGTCAGCGACCTGTTCGGTGCGATCCTTTCGCGCATCCAGATTCTAATGCTCCAGCAGGACATCGAACGACTGCAAGACCCGACGTTCATACCCGACGGAAGCAATACGGTCTATTGCATTTTTATGATTATCGGAATCGTCGGATATTTCTGCGTGCCGACCGTTGCGTCGTGGATCATTCAGGCCGGAGGCGCCGGAAGTTACGGCGATAAAGTCGCAGGCGCAGGACGTGCCGTGGCGATGGGCGCTGCCGGAGTCGCCGGAGCGGCGGTCGGAAATGTCGGAGGCCGTATAAAAGGGGCTTTGAAGAAACGATAA
- a CDS encoding DUF4141 domain-containing protein, which produces MGRRIGFGLLAAMLLAGHPLRAQWVVSDPSNLAQGIVNSTRQVVEASRNGSTLLQSFQQTVKIYEQSKKYYDALRSVHNLVKSARRVQQTMLLVGDISDIYISNFRSMLDDTNYSAEELTAMAAGYTKLLSASADLLNDLKQIITPSGLSMTDKERLDIIDRIYYEMLEYRNLTEYYTRKNISVSFLRSRQRGDSERVRALYGGHNDRYW; this is translated from the coding sequence ATGGGACGGCGAATAGGCTTCGGCCTGCTGGCAGCGATGCTGCTGGCAGGCCATCCGCTTCGGGCGCAGTGGGTCGTGAGCGACCCTTCGAATTTGGCGCAGGGTATCGTGAATTCCACCAGACAGGTCGTCGAAGCGTCCCGGAACGGAAGTACGCTGCTTCAGAGTTTTCAGCAGACGGTAAAGATTTACGAGCAGTCAAAGAAATATTACGATGCGCTGAGGTCGGTGCATAACCTCGTCAAAAGCGCCCGTCGCGTGCAGCAGACGATGCTGCTCGTGGGAGACATCTCCGATATATACATCTCGAACTTCCGGTCGATGCTCGACGATACGAACTACTCGGCCGAGGAACTCACGGCAATGGCCGCAGGCTATACGAAGCTGCTGTCGGCGAGTGCCGACCTGCTGAACGACCTGAAGCAGATCATCACTCCGTCGGGGCTTTCGATGACCGACAAGGAGCGGCTGGATATTATCGACAGGATCTATTACGAGATGCTCGAATACCGCAATCTTACGGAATACTATACGCGCAAGAATATCTCCGTGTCGTTCCTGCGCAGCCGTCAGCGCGGGGATTCGGAGCGTGTGCGGGCCTTGTACGGCGGCCATAACGACAGATATTGGTAA